GGCCTGAACCGGCAGTACCGCGGGGTGGACGCCCCGACGGACGTGCTCTCTTTTGCCATGCAGGAGGGCGAGCCCCTTGCAGGCGGGGAGGAGGAATTAATTTTGGGAGACGTGGTCATTTCCCTGCAGGCTGCCGAGAGGCAGGCCGGGGAGTACGGGCACAGCCTTCAGCGGGAGGCGGCCTACCTGGCCGTGCACGGCGTTTTGCACCTGCTGGGTTACGATCATCAGGGCGAAGAAGAAAGAAAAATTATGCGCCGCAAGGAGGAAGAGGTGCTGGGCCGCCTGAATTTGACCAGGTAGCACCGGCAGGCGGCGCTGTTTCGCCGCAACTTTTTCAGGACGGGGTGGCTTCCGTGAGCGTGCGCAGGTTTCTGGACAGCTTTAACAATGCTGCAGACGGGGTGGTTTACGCATTGAAGACGCAGCGTAACATGCGCGTTCATTTTACCGCTGCAGTGCTGGTGCTGTCTTTGGGACTTTATTTGCGCCTGGGCGCCGCCGACCTGCTATTTTTATTTTTTGCCATAACCCTCGTTATTGCGGCAGAGATGATCAACACCGCCGTTGAGGCGGCGGTTGACCTGTACACCCAGGAATTTCACCCCCTGGCCAGGGCGGCTAAAAATGTTGCCGCCGGGGCCGTGCTGGTGACGGCGCTGAATTCCGTAGCGGTTGGCTTTTTTGTTTTCTATCCGCGCCTGCAGCAGCTTTCCCTTAAACCCGTCCCGCAGGCGGGAAAAACGGCGCCCCTTTTTGTTGCCCTGATTTCTATTGTTCTGGTGTTGCTGATAGTATTGTTCGGAAAAACCGTTGGCGGTAAAGGAGGCCGGGGGCTGTTCAGCGGCCATACGGCCGCGGCTTTTGCCGGGGCTGCGGCCCTGGTGCTGCTCACGGGCAGTTTTGCAGCTTCTGCGGTGGCCCTGATAATGGCCCTGCTGGTTGCCCACAGCAGGCTTCAGTCCGGTAGGCGTGCCTTTTTTGAAGTGGCCGCAAGTGCTCTTTTAGGGATTCTGGTGACCCTGGCCGCATTTCGCCTGGCCGGGTGCTGAACGGAAGGTGAAGTGGGATTGATGGATTTTCCTGTGGAAAAATTAATCAATGCGGCCATGGCAGCACGGGAAAGGGCCTACGCGCCCTATTCAAAATTCAGGGTGGGCGCGGCCATCCTGACCAGGGAGGGGCGTTATTACACAGGGTGCAATATAGAAAACGCATCCTACGGCCTGACCTGCTGCGCCGAGCGGGTGGCCCTGTTTAAAGCGGTTTCGAACGGAGAGCGCGATTTTGAAGCAATTGCCGTAACCGCCGGTTCCGATGAGTACTGCGCGCCCTGCGGCGCCTGCCGCCAGGCCCTGGCCGAGTTTGGGGAAGACATAAAGGTTTTCATGGCCAACGGGCGGGGAGAATACCGCATGCAAAGGCTGGCGGAGCTTTTGCCCGCCTCCTTCGGGAAAAAGGCGCTTGCCTCCGGCAGCGCCGGGACAGGGGCAGAGAAAGCTTTAACCAGGCTGATCGAGCCGGTAAACCGTTAAAACAATAATATATAAAAATGAAAATTGCAAAAGGTGGTTTCTTTGGAGAATAAAGAATTCAGGTCCGGCTTTGTAGCCATAATCGGCCGGACTAATGTGGGCAAGTCCACCCTTTTAAACAGTTTGCTGGGCAGAAAGGTCGCCATAATGTCGGAAAAGCCTCAGACCACCAGAAACAAAATCCTCTGCGTGCTCACCCGGGAGGATGCCCAGGTCGTATTCCTGGATACCCCCGGCTTTCACAAACCGAAGCACAAACTGGGCGAGCACCTGGTTCAGGTTGCGCTGAGGACATTAAAGGAGGTGGACCTGGTTCTTTTTCTGGTCGAGGCCGGTCAGCCGCCCGGGCCCGGCGACCATTATGTCATAAAGCAGTTTGCCGGACTGAAAACGCCTGTTCTGCTGGTCATAAACAAAATCGACCTGGTACGGCGGGAGGAGCTTTTGCCGCTGATAGAGCAGTACAGCGGGCTTTTCGGCTTTGCCGAAATAGTACCGGTATCGGCCCTGACCGGGGAAAACCTGCCCCGCCTGCTTGAGGTTGTTGTCCGCTACCTGCCGGCCGGACCGAAGTACTACCCGGAGGATGTAATTACCGACCGGCCTGAAAGCTTTATTATGGCCGAGCTGATCCGGGAAAAGGTGCTGCATCTTACCAGCCAGGAAGTGCCTCACTCGGTGGCGGTCGTGGTGGAGGAATTAAAGGAGCGGCCGAACAATGTGGTGGCCGTCCGGGCAGTCATATATACCGAGAAGGAGTCGCAAAAAGGGATCCTGATCGGAAAGGGCGGCCAGATGCTGAAAAAAATAGGCCAGATGGCCCGCGAAGAAATGGAAGTGCTGCTCGGCTCGAAGATATACCTGGAGCTGTGGGTGAAGGTCCGTCCCGACTGGCGCAATAAGGAAGGGCAGTTGCGGAACCTGGGCTACAGGATGGAAGAATAATCCAAAAGCAATTTAAGAAGCTACTTACCCTCCCACTGGCGGAACAGGTCGTTTTTAATGCCGAGCAAGGCCAGCGCCCGGCCGGCCGACTGCTTTACCACGTCTTCAACAGATGCGGGGCGGTGGTAAAAAGCCGGTACGGGAGGCATGATGACAACCCCCAGC
The window above is part of the Pelotomaculum thermopropionicum SI genome. Proteins encoded here:
- a CDS encoding predicted metal-dependent hydrolase, whose amino-acid sequence is MPVLVSNLQGKVAVDEALTGLLTRAAQEVLKAEGYGEEAEVSLVFVDDAYIHGLNRQYRGVDAPTDVLSFAMQEGEPLAGGEEELILGDVVISLQAAERQAGEYGHSLQREAAYLAVHGVLHLLGYDHQGEEERKIMRRKEEEVLGRLNLTR
- a CDS encoding hypothetical membrane protein (containing diacylglycerol kinase region (COG0818 DgkA)) is translated as MSVRRFLDSFNNAADGVVYALKTQRNMRVHFTAAVLVLSLGLYLRLGAADLLFLFFAITLVIAAEMINTAVEAAVDLYTQEFHPLARAAKNVAAGAVLVTALNSVAVGFFVFYPRLQQLSLKPVPQAGKTAPLFVALISIVLVLLIVLFGKTVGGKGGRGLFSGHTAAAFAGAAALVLLTGSFAASAVALIMALLVAHSRLQSGRRAFFEVAASALLGILVTLAAFRLAGC
- the Cdd gene encoding cytidine deaminase; translated protein: MGLMDFPVEKLINAAMAARERAYAPYSKFRVGAAILTREGRYYTGCNIENASYGLTCCAERVALFKAVSNGERDFEAIAVTAGSDEYCAPCGACRQALAEFGEDIKVFMANGRGEYRMQRLAELLPASFGKKALASGSAGTGAEKALTRLIEPVNR
- the Era gene encoding GTPase, with the translated sequence MENKEFRSGFVAIIGRTNVGKSTLLNSLLGRKVAIMSEKPQTTRNKILCVLTREDAQVVFLDTPGFHKPKHKLGEHLVQVALRTLKEVDLVLFLVEAGQPPGPGDHYVIKQFAGLKTPVLLVINKIDLVRREELLPLIEQYSGLFGFAEIVPVSALTGENLPRLLEVVVRYLPAGPKYYPEDVITDRPESFIMAELIREKVLHLTSQEVPHSVAVVVEELKERPNNVVAVRAVIYTEKESQKGILIGKGGQMLKKIGQMAREEMEVLLGSKIYLELWVKVRPDWRNKEGQLRNLGYRMEE